In one Nicotiana sylvestris chromosome 8, ASM39365v2, whole genome shotgun sequence genomic region, the following are encoded:
- the LOC104238021 gene encoding uncharacterized protein: MARWDQILSLPVQNPPTLEFSSAELVWSKVEGWRDNIDRVALIPFARVDDFVRGESANKECPTRFHVEARRRRPAEITYKPKVDGILEYILYWCSFGPDDHRKGGIVRPSRTTYVPKKKPAGRPNTKRGCTCHFIVKRLIAEPSVALIIYNQDKHIDKNGLPCHGPQDKKAAGTRAMYAPYISEDLRLRVLSLLYVGVSVETIMQRHNESVERQGGPCNRDDLLTHRYVRRQERSIRRSTYELDSDDAVSISMWVESHQNHVFFYENFSDSDPFVLGIQTEWQLQQLIRFGNHGLLASDSKFGTNKLKYPIHSLVVFNSDNKAIPVAWIIAPRFSSGDTLRWMRALYNRVHMKDPKWKLAGFIVDDPSADVPAIREVFQCSVLICFWRVRHAWHKNLIKKCSEMETCAAIAKWLGQAVHHICKGDGTAVLFEEFMEDFVDAADFMDYFKATWYPRLGLWTSALRTLPLASQETCSAMEYYHNQLKLRLLNEKELSVYERADWLVDKLDTTVHSYFWLDEYSGKDEFARYWKNEWMSGLTAWQKSLQIPDSDVLVEGDYSKVVDQEDRHQLHVVRSPASEYAICDCNWAKMGNLCEHTLKSIKYLRDKGSITPSTSMFQYMQALVDMLRCPPYDSLIRDHALSLAVWVQTQLDAQLGPGSGQFMRQGLQLTAATPGHYTEVVNASNRRDTLPYVVGGLTELQHSSSAADNLSGGQIDQDGTCADRVPAVENSPVEMETSPLSISACATQLFSLDGVTSADVFAENGGVMVGEELDTTKNLPSTDTSFANSNGFEDDVLNKADCATMVDEQPQPLYVAPAEKSLDQCLRNQQNDLCCNSIEPEISPRLQNVDNRIDNAISSTTKPVESSLVNMAEASEVEKHMRIDSIDENAGITSVLTA, from the exons ATGGCTAGATGGGATCAAATTCTTTCTCTTCCTGTTCAGAACCCCCCGACTTTGGAGTTTTCTTCTGCTGAACTTGTGTGGTCTAAGGTAGAAGGTTGGCGCGATAACATAGACAGAGTTGCTCTCATTCCGTTTGCTAGAGTAGATGACTTTGTTAGAGGGGAATCTGCTAATAAAGAATGTCCAACAAGATTCCATGTTGAAGCTCGGAGACGTCGGCCTGCAGAGATAACTTACAAGCCTAAAGTTGATGGCATCCTTGAATATATTCT GTACTGGTGCTCCTTTGGTCCTGATGATCATAGAAAGGGTGGAATCGTGCGACCAAGTAGAACGACGTACGTCCCTAAGAAAAAACCTGCTGGTCGACCTAATACAAAGAGGGGGTGCACCTGCCATTTTATTGTCAAACGCTTAATTGCTGAACCATCTGTAGCACTTATCATATATAACCAAGATAAGCACATAGATAAGAACGGATTACCATGCCATGGCCCACAGGACAAAAAGGCTGCTGGAACACGTGCCATGTATGCTCCATACATCTCAGAGGATCTTCGCCTCCGTGTTTTGTCTCTGCTCTATGTTGGAGTGTCTGTGGAAACAATCATGCAGAGGCACAATGAATCAGTGGAGAGACAAGGAGGTCCATGCAACCGAGATGACCTTTTAACTCACAGGTATGTTCGGAGACAAGAGAGGAGCATAAGGCGCTCTACTTATGAACTTGACTCCGATGATGCAGTCAGCATTAGCATGTGGGTTGAAAGTCACCAGAATCATGTGTTCTTTTATGAGAATTTCTCTGATTCCGATCCGTTTGTCTTGGGCATTCAAACAGAATGGCAGTTGCAACAGCTGATTCGGTTTGGAAACCATGGCCTTCTAGCCTCTGATTCAAAGTTTGGAACTAATAAACTAAAG TATCCTATTCACAGTCTTGTTGTGTTCAACTCAGACAACAAGGCTATACCGGTGGCATGGATAATAGCACCTAGATTTTCAAGTGGAGATACACTTAGGTGGATGAGGGCCCTATATAACAGAGTTCATATGAAAGATCCTAAGTGGAAGTTGGCTGGATTCATTGTGGATGATCCTTCAGCTGATGTCCCTGCAATCAG GGAAGTGTTTCAGTGCTCTGTATTGATATGCTTTTGGCGGGTTCGTCATGCATGGCATAAGAACTTGATTAAGAAATGCTCAGAAATGGAGACCTGTGCTGCAATTGCAAAGTGGCTAGGCCAGGCTGTGCATCACATCTGCAAAGGGGATGGAACTGCTGTTTTGTTTGAAGAATTTATGGAAGATTTCGTGGATGCTGCAGACTTTATGGACTATTTCAAGGCCACATGGTACCCAAGACTAG GGCTCTGGACTAGTGCATTGAGAACTCTTCCTCTTGCCAGCCAGGAGACATGCTCGGCGATGGAGTACTATCACAACCAATTGAAGCTTAGGTTATTGAATGAGAAGGAATTAAGTGTATATGAACGTGCTGATTGGCTTGTAGATAAGCTAGATACCACAGTGCATTCTTACTTCTGGCTTGATGAGTACTCAGGGAAGGATGAGTTTGCACGTTACTGGAAGAATGAATGGATGAGTGGCTTAACAGCTTGGCAGAAATCTTTGCAGATTCCAGATTCTGATGTGTTAGTTGAGGGTGACTATTCAAAAGTAGTTGATCAGGAAGATCGGCATCAACTGCATGTTGTTCGGAGTCCAGCTTCAGAGTATGCAATTTGTGATTGTAATTGGGCAAAAATGGGAAACTTATGTGAACATACTCTCAAAAGCATTAAATATCTCCGTGACAAAGGGTCTATTACTCCATCCACCAGTATGTTCCAATATATGCAGGCTCTGGTCGATATGTTACGGTGCCCACCTTATGATTCTTTGATTCGTGATCATGCACTTTCTCTAGCAGTCTGGGTGCAGACGCAGTTGGATGCTCAACTTGGTCCTGGAAGTGGCCAGTTCATGCGACAAGGACTTCAGCTGACTGCTGCCACACCTGGTCACTACACAGAAGTGGTGAATGCGAGCAATAGAAGAGACACATTACCCTATGTGGTAGGTGGTCTGACTGAGCTCCAGCATTCGAGTTCTGCCGCTGATAATTTGAGTGGTGGCCAGATTGATCAGGACGGCACTTGTGCAGACAGAGTACCTGCTGTGGAAAATTCTCCTGTTGAGATGGAAACCAGCCCATTATCCATCTCCGCTTGTGCGACTCAATTGTTTTCCCTTGATGGGGTCACATCAGCTGATGTGTTTGCTGAGAATGGAGGTGTCATGGTTGGTGAGGAGCTGGATACGACGAAGAATCTTCCTTCTACAGACACATCATTTGCAAATTCAAACGGTTTTGAAGATGATGTCTTGAACAAAGCTGACTGTGCAACTATGGTGGATGAGCAACCACAGCCTCTCTATGTAGCTCCAGCTGAGAAGTCTCTAGATCAATGCTTGAGGAACCAGCAGAATGACCTATGCTGCAACTCTATAGAGCCAGAAATTAGTCCTAGATTACAGAATGTTGACAACAGAATCGATAATGCAATTTCATCCACAACCAAGCCAGTAGAATCCTCTCTGGTCAATATGGCTGAAGCCTCTGAAGTTGAAAAGCACATGAGGATAGATTCCATTGATGAAAATGCTGGTATAACGAGTGTCCTAACCGCTTAA